From the genome of Rhizobium sp. NXC24, one region includes:
- a CDS encoding cold-shock protein codes for MPSGKVKFFNADKGFGFITPESGGTDVFVHVSALQYGDVLREGQSVSYDLGQDRKTGKSKAENVRPL; via the coding sequence ATGCCGAGTGGCAAGGTTAAGTTTTTCAACGCCGACAAAGGCTTTGGTTTCATTACGCCGGAATCCGGAGGAACGGACGTTTTCGTGCATGTTTCCGCCCTGCAATATGGCGATGTGCTCAGAGAGGGCCAATCCGTATCCTACGATCTCGGTCAGGATCGGAAGACCGGCAAGTCAAAGGCGGAAAACGTCAGACCGCTTTGA
- a CDS encoding glycoside hydrolase family 15 protein, whose product MDRRTTEALKNDCRPIAAYGLIGNMISAALVGRDGSIDWLCLPRFDSPACFASLLGTPENGRWRIAPALTPRRSSRRYLPGTAVIETTFETEDGVFELIDFMPLAEDEERSDIVRIVRGKRGRVGVEMELVLRFNYGLVVPWVRRRDYGLSAVAGPDAVELHTQAPLEGQNMKTLSRFEVTEGQSVPFTLSYHRSHRRPHFVPDRDEALKHTISWWQEWSKRCSFDPSREDWREAVVRSLITLKLLTFRPTGGIIAAPTTSLPETPGGERNWDYRYCWLRDSALTLYALLNAGYREEAEEWRRWLLRAIAGRPDQLRIMYGLAGERWLPEHEIPWLAGYRDSRPVRIGNGAARQLQLDVFGEVLDTLHTAREADLASAPDAWQLQKVLLEHLAQIWREPDQGIWEMRESARHFTHSKLMCWVSFDRAIKAVERFGLDGPVDRWRAERDAIHAEICAEGFDPRLRSFVQSYGSKALDASLLLFSQVGFFPEDHPHILGTVKAVERDLLRDGFLLRYRPEHTVDPYQQPEGTFLACSFWLADAYVMSKRIDKAEALFERLLSVRNDLGLLAEEYQPSSRELLGNFPQAFSHVGLVNTAFNLIRAAGPARQRAARTGPNIAS is encoded by the coding sequence TTGGATCGCCGAACGACTGAAGCGCTAAAGAACGACTGCAGGCCGATTGCCGCCTATGGCTTGATCGGTAACATGATCTCGGCTGCCCTCGTCGGCCGCGATGGCTCCATCGACTGGCTTTGCCTGCCCCGTTTCGATTCACCGGCATGTTTTGCTTCGCTTCTGGGTACGCCGGAGAACGGCCGCTGGCGCATCGCGCCCGCCTTGACGCCAAGGCGCAGCAGCCGGCGATATCTCCCCGGCACGGCGGTCATCGAAACCACGTTTGAGACCGAAGACGGTGTGTTTGAGCTTATCGACTTTATGCCTCTCGCCGAGGATGAGGAGAGAAGCGATATAGTGCGGATCGTGCGCGGCAAGCGCGGGCGCGTAGGCGTCGAGATGGAACTCGTCCTGCGCTTCAATTATGGGCTCGTGGTGCCTTGGGTGCGCCGGCGCGACTATGGCCTGAGTGCCGTGGCTGGTCCGGACGCGGTCGAGCTTCACACCCAGGCACCGCTGGAAGGGCAGAACATGAAGACCCTCTCCCGCTTTGAGGTCACCGAGGGTCAGAGCGTTCCATTCACCTTATCCTATCATCGGTCGCACCGGCGGCCGCACTTCGTGCCGGACCGCGACGAGGCACTGAAACACACGATAAGCTGGTGGCAGGAATGGTCGAAACGCTGTTCGTTCGACCCATCGCGAGAGGACTGGCGGGAAGCGGTCGTGCGATCGCTCATCACACTCAAGCTGCTCACTTTCCGCCCCACCGGCGGGATCATCGCCGCCCCAACCACGTCCCTTCCGGAAACGCCCGGCGGCGAGCGAAACTGGGATTATCGCTACTGCTGGCTCCGCGATTCGGCGCTGACCCTTTACGCCCTTCTTAACGCCGGGTATCGAGAGGAGGCGGAGGAATGGCGGCGCTGGCTTCTGCGCGCCATTGCCGGGCGACCAGACCAGCTTCGGATCATGTACGGTCTCGCCGGCGAGCGCTGGCTGCCGGAGCATGAAATTCCGTGGCTGGCTGGATATAGGGACAGTCGGCCAGTCCGGATTGGCAACGGCGCCGCCCGGCAGTTGCAGCTAGATGTCTTCGGCGAAGTGCTCGACACGCTTCACACCGCGCGGGAGGCGGATCTCGCCTCGGCTCCGGACGCCTGGCAACTGCAAAAGGTTTTGCTCGAGCATCTTGCCCAGATCTGGCGCGAGCCGGACCAAGGCATCTGGGAAATGCGGGAATCGGCGCGACACTTCACGCATTCGAAACTCATGTGCTGGGTGTCCTTCGATCGCGCTATCAAGGCAGTCGAGCGGTTTGGGCTGGACGGGCCCGTCGATCGATGGCGGGCGGAGCGCGATGCAATCCACGCAGAAATCTGTGCCGAAGGCTTCGACCCCCGTCTGCGCAGTTTCGTCCAGTCCTATGGTTCGAAAGCTCTCGACGCGAGCCTCCTGCTGTTTTCCCAGGTCGGCTTCTTCCCTGAGGACCATCCGCACATCCTCGGCACAGTCAAAGCTGTTGAGCGCGACCTCCTGCGGGATGGGTTCCTACTCAGGTATCGTCCCGAGCACACTGTCGACCCATACCAGCAACCCGAAGGCACATTCCTTGCCTGTTCGTTCTGGCTTGCCGACGCGTATGTCATGTCGAAGCGAATTGACAAAGCCGAGGCGCTGTTCGAGCGGCTGCTCTCGGTGCGCAATGACCTTGGCCTCCTCGCGGAGGAATATCAGCCCTCGTCCCGAGAGTTGCTCGGCAACTTCCCGCAGGCCTTCTCACACGTCGGCCTCGTTAATACGGCCTTCAATCTCATACGTGCCGCAGGGCCGGCGCGTCAAAGAGCCGCGCGCACCGGACCCAATATCGCTTCTTAG
- a CDS encoding DUF1269 domain-containing protein: MSELVVLGFDNPDQADVVLNRLIQLQKEYLVDLEDSVVAIRDASGKVRLKQSVNLAAAGAASGGLSGAIWGSLVGLLFLNPLAGMVLGGAFGAGSGALAGSMTDYGIDDDLIKRLADTIPVNSSALFLLIRKVQPEKVLQEFQGEHARILRTSLSPEQEERLRNALAAESSAAARPLSDGI; encoded by the coding sequence ATGTCTGAACTCGTAGTGCTCGGCTTTGACAACCCCGACCAGGCGGACGTTGTGCTCAATCGCCTCATTCAGCTTCAAAAGGAATATCTGGTCGATCTCGAAGATTCCGTCGTTGCGATCCGCGACGCTTCGGGCAAGGTTCGTCTCAAGCAGAGTGTCAATCTGGCAGCAGCCGGCGCGGCGAGTGGCGGGTTGTCAGGTGCCATCTGGGGATCGCTTGTCGGCCTTTTGTTCCTCAATCCTCTTGCGGGCATGGTTCTCGGCGGTGCCTTCGGGGCAGGTTCCGGCGCGTTGGCAGGCTCGATGACGGACTACGGCATCGACGACGACCTCATCAAGCGGCTGGCCGACACTATCCCGGTAAACAGCTCAGCCCTCTTTCTGCTGATCCGGAAGGTTCAGCCGGAAAAGGTGCTGCAGGAATTCCAGGGCGAACATGCGCGTATCTTGAGAACGTCGCTCTCGCCGGAGCAGGAGGAGCGTCTGCGCAACGCGCTTGCAGCCGAATCGTCCGCCGCGGCGCGGCCGCTGAGCGATGGGATTTGA
- the ligD gene encoding DNA ligase D: protein MASDKLSTYKSKRDFQKTAEPSGKEPIKKTNRRRFVIQKHDATRLHYDLRLELDGVFKSWAVTKGPSLDPHDKRLAVEVEDHPLDYGDFEGTIPKGQYGGGTVMLWDRGYWEPEGRKRPEQALAKGDFKFTLEGKRLHGSFVLVRMRNDRDRGKRTNWLLIKHHDEFSVEENGAAILEENATSVASGRSMEMIAEGKGRKPRPFMVEGGTIEADAVWDSNHGLAAEERKSEARRVKRTKTVITVDLPDFIAPQLCETLQRPPAGSDWIHEIKFDGYRIQMRVLSGEVTLKTRKGLDWTGKYPEIAETASTLPDCIVDGEICALDDHGAPDFAALQAALSERKTASLVYFAFDLLYDGGENLRSRPLVERKERLQQLLIEAGEDPRIRFVEHYETGGDAVLRSACKLSLEGIISKKANAPYQSGRTETWAKAKCRAGHEVVIGAYAKTNGKFRSLLVGVYRGDRFVYVGRVGTGYGAKKVETLLPKLKALETLKSPFTGIGAPKKEPEVVWLKPELVAEIEFAGWTTDGLVRQAAFKGLREDKPAKEVEVERPALPAEKAVPEPAFRAKASPARRKGAKADVMGVLISNPDKPLWPDANDDEPVTKEDLARYYEAVGSWMIEHIKGRPCSIIRAPDGIAGEQFFQRHAMPGQSNLLDLVKVFGDKKPYLQIDRIEGLAAVAQVAAVELHPWNCEPNQPEVPGRLVFDLDPGPDVPFSTVVAAAREMRDRLDALGLISFCKTTGGKGLHVVTPLTVQKRKPLSWAAAKGFAHDVCQQMAWDNPDLYLIKMAKSLRGGRIFLDYLRNDRMSTAVAPLSPRARAGATVSMPLTWAQVKSDLDPKRFTVRTVPTLLAKSSAWKDYCDGKWPLEQAIKRLGKSRPAA, encoded by the coding sequence ATGGCCAGCGACAAGTTATCGACTTACAAATCAAAGCGAGATTTTCAGAAAACCGCTGAGCCGAGCGGCAAGGAACCGATCAAAAAGACCAACCGCCGGCGCTTCGTCATCCAGAAGCATGACGCCACACGTTTGCATTACGATCTGCGCCTCGAACTCGATGGTGTGTTCAAGAGCTGGGCCGTCACCAAAGGACCGTCGCTCGATCCGCATGACAAGCGCCTGGCAGTCGAGGTCGAGGACCACCCGCTCGACTATGGCGACTTCGAAGGCACTATCCCGAAGGGCCAATATGGCGGCGGCACGGTGATGCTGTGGGATCGCGGCTATTGGGAGCCGGAGGGCAGGAAGAGGCCCGAGCAGGCGCTGGCTAAAGGGGATTTCAAGTTCACTCTGGAAGGCAAGCGTCTGCATGGCAGTTTCGTGCTCGTGCGGATGCGCAATGATCGCGACCGTGGCAAGCGCACAAACTGGCTGTTGATCAAGCACCATGATGAGTTTTCGGTCGAGGAAAATGGCGCCGCGATCCTGGAGGAAAATGCGACATCGGTGGCGTCAGGACGCTCGATGGAGATGATTGCTGAAGGCAAGGGCCGCAAACCCAGGCCGTTCATGGTCGAAGGTGGAACGATCGAGGCTGATGCGGTCTGGGACAGCAATCATGGTCTTGCCGCCGAGGAGCGCAAATCCGAAGCGCGACGCGTTAAAAGGACGAAGACTGTCATCACTGTCGATCTGCCGGACTTCATTGCGCCGCAGCTATGCGAAACCCTGCAGCGTCCGCCTGCCGGCTCGGATTGGATCCACGAGATCAAGTTCGATGGCTACCGCATCCAGATGCGCGTGCTCAGCGGCGAGGTGACGCTGAAGACCAGGAAAGGTCTCGACTGGACCGGCAAATACCCCGAGATTGCCGAGACAGCGTCGACGCTGCCGGACTGCATCGTCGATGGCGAGATCTGCGCGCTCGACGATCACGGCGCGCCGGATTTCGCTGCCCTGCAGGCGGCGCTTTCAGAGCGGAAGACCGCAAGTCTCGTCTACTTTGCCTTTGATCTGCTTTATGACGGCGGCGAGAATCTGCGCTCGCGGCCTCTCGTTGAGCGGAAGGAGCGGCTGCAGCAGCTTCTCATCGAGGCCGGCGAAGATCCGCGGATCCGCTTCGTCGAACACTACGAGACCGGCGGCGATGCTGTCTTGCGGTCCGCCTGCAAACTCTCGCTCGAAGGCATCATCTCCAAAAAGGCGAATGCACCCTACCAGTCTGGCCGCACGGAAACTTGGGCGAAGGCGAAATGCCGGGCCGGCCACGAAGTAGTAATCGGCGCCTATGCTAAGACCAACGGCAAATTCCGGTCCTTGTTAGTGGGTGTCTATCGTGGCGACCGCTTCGTCTATGTCGGTCGCGTCGGAACTGGCTACGGCGCAAAGAAAGTCGAAACGCTGCTGCCGAAGCTGAAGGCGCTGGAGACGCTAAAATCTCCATTCACAGGCATTGGCGCGCCGAAGAAGGAACCCGAGGTCGTCTGGTTGAAGCCGGAACTCGTCGCCGAAATCGAGTTCGCGGGTTGGACCACCGACGGACTCGTTCGTCAGGCAGCGTTCAAGGGGCTGCGCGAAGACAAACCGGCCAAGGAAGTCGAGGTCGAACGGCCGGCGCTGCCTGCGGAGAAAGCCGTTCCGGAACCGGCTTTCCGTGCAAAGGCAAGCCCGGCGCGACGGAAAGGGGCAAAGGCCGACGTCATGGGTGTGCTGATCTCCAATCCGGATAAGCCGCTATGGCCAGACGCCAACGATGATGAACCGGTCACCAAGGAGGACCTTGCGCGATATTATGAGGCGGTGGGATCGTGGATGATCGAGCATATCAAGGGCAGACCCTGCTCAATCATCCGTGCGCCGGATGGAATTGCCGGTGAGCAATTCTTCCAGCGCCATGCGATGCCCGGGCAATCGAACTTGCTCGATCTGGTCAAGGTGTTCGGTGACAAAAAGCCCTATCTGCAAATCGATCGCATCGAGGGGCTTGCCGCCGTTGCACAAGTCGCCGCCGTCGAGCTGCATCCCTGGAACTGCGAACCTAATCAGCCGGAAGTGCCCGGCCGCCTTGTCTTCGATCTCGATCCGGGTCCGGACGTGCCATTCTCAACCGTCGTTGCGGCTGCCCGCGAAATGCGCGACCGACTGGACGCATTGGGGCTGATCAGCTTCTGCAAAACGACAGGCGGCAAGGGCCTGCATGTCGTTACCCCGCTTACGGTCCAAAAGCGCAAGCCGCTCTCCTGGGCTGCAGCAAAGGGATTTGCCCACGATGTCTGTCAGCAGATGGCATGGGACAATCCCGATCTTTATCTCATCAAGATGGCGAAGAGCCTGAGAGGCGGCCGCATCTTCCTCGATTATCTGCGCAACGATCGCATGTCGACGGCTGTTGCGCCCTTGTCGCCGCGCGCCCGGGCCGGTGCCACCGTGTCGATGCCGCTGACCTGGGCGCAAGTGAAATCCGATCTCGATCCAAAGCGCTTCACCGTCCGCACGGTGCCGACGCTTCTTGCGAAAAGCTCAGCCTGGAAGGACTATTGTGATGGCAAGTGGCCGCTCGAACAGGCTATTAAGCGTCTCGGAAAATCAAGACCGGCGGCGTAA
- a CDS encoding YidB family protein → MRSFWQQFGRRHSERRSRKPAGAVSTQRSGDTAESWVSTGDNKPINGQELSQALGHDILSELAAKTGLSRQEILSRLSRDLPKAVNELTPNGSVPTEKQADAWTSA, encoded by the coding sequence CTGCGATCTTTTTGGCAACAGTTCGGCCGGAGGCATTCTGAGCGGCGGTCTCGGAAGCCTGCTGGAGCAGTTTCAACGCAACGGTCAGGCGACACAGCCGAATCCTGGGTCAGCACAGGCGATAACAAGCCGATAAACGGTCAGGAGCTGAGCCAGGCACTCGGCCACGATATTCTCAGCGAGCTTGCCGCCAAAACCGGCCTCTCGCGGCAAGAAATTCTAAGCCGACTGTCTCGAGATCTTCCGAAGGCGGTGAACGAATTGACCCCGAACGGCAGCGTGCCGACGGAAAAGCAGGCTGATGCGTGGACTTCAGCTTAA
- a CDS encoding Hsp20 family protein: MRNDFDFAPLYRSSIGFDRVFNLLNSAQRLQAVETWPPYDIIKTGEDDYRIQMAVAGFADADLDITQERNVLIVKGQKAEQKDGEYLHRGIAGRAFERRFELADHVRVENAALTNGLLSIDLKREIPDAMKPRKIEIGSQPQAMPLQIDAEKQVA; this comes from the coding sequence ATGAGAAACGACTTCGACTTTGCACCGCTCTATCGGTCTAGCATTGGCTTTGACCGGGTATTCAATCTTCTCAACAGTGCCCAGCGCCTGCAGGCCGTCGAGACCTGGCCGCCTTATGACATCATCAAGACGGGTGAGGATGATTACCGCATCCAGATGGCTGTCGCTGGTTTCGCAGATGCCGACCTCGACATCACGCAGGAGCGAAACGTGCTGATCGTCAAGGGCCAAAAGGCCGAACAGAAAGACGGCGAATATCTGCACCGGGGCATTGCCGGGCGCGCTTTCGAGCGCCGGTTCGAACTGGCCGACCATGTCAGGGTTGAGAATGCCGCGCTGACGAACGGCCTTCTGAGCATCGATCTCAAGCGCGAAATCCCGGATGCTATGAAGCCGCGCAAGATCGAGATCGGCAGCCAGCCGCAGGCTATGCCGCTTCAGATCGACGCCGAAAAACAGGTTGCCTAA
- a CDS encoding type II toxin-antitoxin system HipA family toxin, with the protein MPLHLVGENIDKMRGHRQAEAGKLVQLMRGIYVDADDDIDQTVRTHAVRIARYLYPNAYLSAASAVLLGPMRDGRLFLTGRRVQRQRIRALEIIQNKAPDYPSIAQAAVGDDMGEFRVNVSSLRQRFLEAFRLRSEHAASFDEDMKEAIAARLIEEYGSSESAADAVFKLARDNDWLPEGSAAERFLKRKPATAVAVANQAALDLTVAWHGAPIGNLAHDGFEWRWKASDPDGPPLVRQTTPGRLPPFIESLLPEGWLNRVLNSPDERAELRTGKRYVSNITIVERASELTALPADILLTRLNSFVANHLFTGGYAGPSRGDIHDTFEQNLAKIFATGATPRLSGVQIKAPMFLDADGILMPSTNKPFTHILKPAGTSGFEALPAIEWQSMELGRAAGFIVPAIALVAMPDGMPHALAVERFDIRTSLDDMRRLALEDMASVLGVRAEDKYTGTMERIAAALRPLSTDADADLLLVLRRALFAWLIADGDMHLKNMAVLKIAEPGRGDFSSVRMAPLYDAVTTRVFPNLQNDHMALKISGKDERLKRVDFRRFAATAGIPAAAADTTMDELAAALERGLYGLVLPPPLADGSVGAERAAQMREIVRERLATFE; encoded by the coding sequence ATGCCTCTCCATCTCGTCGGCGAAAACATTGATAAAATGCGCGGCCATCGCCAGGCGGAGGCCGGTAAGCTGGTCCAGCTAATGCGCGGTATCTATGTCGATGCCGACGACGATATAGACCAGACGGTGCGGACCCATGCTGTACGCATCGCCAGATATCTCTATCCGAACGCTTACCTGTCGGCGGCCAGCGCCGTTCTGCTTGGCCCGATGCGCGATGGCCGCCTTTTCCTTACCGGACGCCGCGTGCAACGACAGCGCATTAGGGCGCTCGAAATCATTCAGAACAAAGCGCCAGACTACCCTTCCATCGCGCAGGCGGCGGTCGGCGACGACATGGGCGAGTTCCGCGTGAACGTGTCTTCACTGCGCCAGCGTTTTCTGGAAGCCTTCCGCCTCCGCAGTGAACATGCGGCCTCCTTCGACGAAGATATGAAAGAGGCAATTGCCGCGCGGCTGATTGAAGAATACGGAAGTTCGGAGAGCGCCGCCGATGCGGTGTTTAAGCTTGCCCGCGACAATGACTGGCTTCCCGAAGGCAGCGCCGCCGAGCGTTTCCTCAAACGAAAGCCAGCAACCGCTGTCGCCGTTGCCAACCAGGCCGCGCTCGACCTGACCGTGGCATGGCACGGCGCACCGATCGGCAACCTTGCGCATGATGGCTTCGAATGGCGATGGAAGGCGTCCGATCCGGACGGCCCGCCGCTTGTACGCCAGACTACGCCCGGCAGATTGCCCCCCTTCATTGAATCGCTGCTTCCAGAAGGCTGGTTGAACCGGGTGCTGAACAGCCCCGACGAGCGGGCAGAACTGCGCACCGGAAAGCGGTATGTGTCGAACATCACGATTGTAGAGCGGGCAAGCGAGCTGACGGCGCTTCCGGCCGATATCCTACTGACGCGGTTGAACAGCTTCGTGGCAAATCACTTGTTCACAGGGGGTTACGCCGGCCCCAGCCGCGGCGATATCCATGATACGTTCGAACAGAACCTGGCGAAAATCTTCGCGACGGGCGCGACACCGCGCCTGTCAGGCGTGCAGATCAAGGCGCCTATGTTCCTTGATGCGGACGGCATCTTGATGCCCAGCACGAACAAGCCGTTCACGCATATTCTGAAGCCCGCCGGAACGTCGGGATTTGAGGCGCTGCCCGCAATCGAATGGCAATCCATGGAGCTCGGCCGGGCGGCCGGGTTCATAGTCCCCGCCATCGCGCTCGTCGCTATGCCGGACGGCATGCCGCACGCCCTCGCGGTCGAGCGGTTTGACATCCGGACAAGCCTTGACGACATGCGTCGCCTGGCGCTCGAGGACATGGCATCCGTTCTCGGCGTGCGGGCGGAAGATAAGTACACTGGCACCATGGAGCGGATCGCGGCCGCCCTTCGCCCACTTTCCACTGACGCGGACGCTGACCTGCTGCTGGTCTTGCGGCGGGCACTGTTCGCGTGGCTGATCGCGGATGGCGACATGCATCTGAAAAACATGGCTGTGCTGAAAATCGCGGAGCCAGGCAGAGGAGATTTTAGTTCGGTCCGCATGGCGCCACTGTACGACGCAGTGACGACGCGGGTATTTCCCAATCTGCAGAACGACCACATGGCGCTCAAAATCAGCGGCAAGGATGAGCGGCTGAAAAGAGTGGATTTCAGGCGTTTTGCGGCGACGGCGGGTATTCCGGCGGCGGCGGCGGATACAACTATGGATGAACTCGCAGCGGCGCTTGAGCGCGGCCTATATGGTCTCGTTCTGCCGCCGCCGCTAGCAGATGGTTCAGTCGGCGCCGAACGAGCGGCGCAGATGCGGGAAATTGTCCGCGAGCGTCTGGCCACTTTTGAATAG
- the dinB gene encoding DNA polymerase IV: MTNDKSHERPRKIVHIDMDAFYASVEQRDNPELRGKPIAVGGSAARGVVAAASYEARAYGVHSAMPSVTAKRKCPELIFVAPRFDVYKAVSQQIREIFAEYTAVIEPLSLDEAYLDVTHNLKGMEIATEIALEIRAKIKQATGLNASAGISYNKFLAKMASDLNKPNGQAVITPKNGPAFVEALPVKKFHGVGPATADKMHRLGIDTGADLKEKTLEFLVEHFGKSGPYFFGIARGIDERQVKPNRVRKSVGAEDTFSQDLHAYEPAREGLQPLIEKVWAYCEANGIGAKTVTLKVKYADFNQITRSKTIPAPLAAITDLEDIVGLLLAPIFPTRKGIRLLGVTLSSLERRTSGTEPQLQLAL; this comes from the coding sequence ATGACAAACGATAAAAGTCACGAGCGGCCGCGCAAGATCGTCCATATCGACATGGACGCCTTTTATGCGTCGGTCGAGCAGCGCGATAATCCAGAATTGCGCGGCAAGCCGATTGCCGTCGGTGGATCTGCCGCTCGCGGCGTGGTCGCGGCGGCGAGCTACGAGGCGCGCGCCTATGGAGTCCACTCCGCGATGCCGTCGGTGACCGCCAAGAGAAAATGCCCAGAGCTGATATTCGTGGCGCCGCGGTTCGACGTCTACAAGGCGGTGTCGCAGCAGATCCGTGAGATCTTCGCCGAATACACGGCCGTCATCGAGCCGCTTTCTCTCGATGAAGCCTATCTCGACGTTACCCATAATCTCAAGGGCATGGAAATCGCCACGGAGATCGCACTGGAGATCCGTGCCAAAATCAAGCAGGCCACTGGGCTCAATGCATCGGCGGGGATTTCCTACAACAAGTTCCTCGCCAAGATGGCGAGCGATCTCAATAAGCCCAACGGCCAGGCGGTCATCACCCCGAAGAACGGGCCGGCTTTCGTCGAAGCCCTTCCCGTCAAGAAATTTCATGGCGTCGGCCCAGCGACGGCCGACAAGATGCACCGGCTCGGAATCGATACCGGCGCCGACCTTAAAGAGAAGACACTCGAATTCCTGGTGGAGCATTTCGGCAAGTCCGGCCCCTATTTCTTCGGCATCGCCCGCGGTATCGACGAGCGCCAGGTCAAGCCGAACCGGGTGCGCAAGTCCGTCGGCGCCGAGGATACCTTCTCACAAGACCTTCATGCCTATGAGCCCGCACGCGAAGGGCTTCAGCCGCTGATCGAAAAGGTGTGGGCTTATTGCGAGGCCAATGGGATCGGCGCCAAGACGGTGACGCTGAAGGTCAAATATGCCGACTTCAACCAGATCACCCGCAGCAAGACAATTCCGGCACCTCTCGCAGCGATCACCGATCTGGAGGACATCGTTGGCCTGCTGCTGGCGCCCATCTTTCCGACCCGAAAGGGCATTCGCCTGCTCGGCGTTACCCTATCCTCTCTGGAGCGGCGGACCTCCGGGACGGAGCCGCAGTTACAATTGGCGCTTTAG
- a CDS encoding helix-turn-helix transcriptional regulator, with amino-acid sequence MNRRTAAAQVRSARRQQSKQPNIEIQSAHPVDLHVGQQIRIRRIQSNVSLGDLGAGIGVSFQQVQKYENGRNRVSASMLYEVAKRLRVPVAKFFEGLPDPEGAADPQIVTEVDDRIAYISTAEGRRLIEDVLLLPPRVRSRVVALVSSIADEEMEERPDTDL; translated from the coding sequence ATGAATCGTCGTACAGCCGCCGCACAAGTCCGATCGGCGAGAAGACAGCAAAGCAAGCAGCCGAACATTGAAATCCAGTCCGCGCATCCCGTCGATCTGCATGTCGGACAACAGATCCGTATCCGCCGAATACAATCGAATGTATCGCTCGGCGACCTTGGCGCCGGCATTGGCGTCAGTTTCCAGCAGGTGCAGAAATACGAAAACGGCAGGAACCGCGTCAGTGCCTCCATGCTCTACGAGGTCGCCAAACGGCTGAGGGTGCCTGTCGCCAAATTCTTCGAAGGCCTTCCAGATCCCGAAGGCGCAGCGGACCCGCAAATCGTGACTGAGGTCGATGACCGCATTGCCTACATCTCCACCGCGGAAGGCCGTCGCCTCATCGAGGACGTTTTGCTGCTTCCGCCGCGTGTCCGCAGCCGCGTCGTGGCGCTGGTCAGTTCCATTGCCGATGAAGAGATGGAAGAGAGGCCGGACACCGATCTTTAG
- the ribB gene encoding 3,4-dihydroxy-2-butanone-4-phosphate synthase, with amino-acid sequence MAISKIEDAIAAISRGEIVVVVDDQDRENEGDLVIASDAVTPAAITFMMNYARGLICVAMEGERLDELDIPLMVPRNTEVLKTAFTVSVDYIPETTTGISAADRATTVRALVTRGTQPDDFARPGHIFPLRAHPAGVLGRPGHTEAAVDLAKLAGRSGSGVICEVANDDGTMARLPDLEKFAKRHGLLLVTIEDLIAYLTDQRDLATPEMSAA; translated from the coding sequence ATGGCAATTTCTAAAATCGAAGATGCAATCGCGGCGATTTCACGCGGCGAGATCGTTGTTGTTGTTGATGATCAGGATCGAGAAAACGAGGGCGACCTTGTGATTGCGTCCGATGCCGTAACGCCTGCGGCAATTACCTTCATGATGAATTATGCGCGCGGACTGATCTGCGTGGCGATGGAGGGTGAAAGGCTGGATGAGCTCGATATTCCCCTCATGGTTCCGCGCAATACCGAGGTTCTGAAGACCGCCTTCACGGTGTCCGTGGACTACATTCCCGAAACGACGACAGGGATTTCTGCAGCCGATCGCGCGACGACGGTTCGTGCCCTTGTTACGCGGGGCACGCAGCCTGATGATTTTGCCCGCCCTGGGCATATTTTTCCGCTGCGCGCTCACCCGGCTGGCGTGCTTGGACGTCCCGGCCATACGGAAGCAGCCGTCGATCTCGCAAAGCTTGCCGGACGCTCCGGATCTGGCGTGATTTGCGAAGTCGCCAATGACGACGGCACCATGGCTCGCCTCCCGGACCTTGAGAAGTTTGCCAAGCGGCACGGTTTGCTGCTGGTGACGATCGAAGATCTGATCGCCTACCTGACTGATCAGCGCGATCTGGCGACACCGGAAATGTCGGCCGCCTAA